The Methanosphaera sp. BMS genome contains a region encoding:
- a CDS encoding succinylglutamate desuccinylase/aspartoacylase family protein, which translates to MNENNARNCRFCGNPLMTPIKNKSSVSPLKVISLILIACIIAVGAGLVYVVYFDNSPVEIMELNANSANVLSNSELASNIPNSNISQNICAYTNNCTPVYRIGTGEAPVTVISAGVHGDQLVPSVAAMKLINYLDGRKINGTVYVIPFTSPKAISQNTKLTDGVNLNTVADKSGTASNDVVKLAISSNASAVGDFHETEIGKNPGKTTIMCSQVPTYGSFKLAEDMSMLSLDTTMTYYVAGVAYDGAVEDVLNLNGTASVTPLVVVSSHGKVHSSAVDESYDQMLALLLVNHNLNPDDSYMKLANADIDGFNF; encoded by the coding sequence ATGAATGAAAATAATGCTCGTAACTGTAGATTTTGTGGTAATCCACTGATGACTCCGATAAAGAATAAATCTTCCGTTTCGCCGCTGAAGGTAATTAGTTTGATACTGATAGCATGCATTATTGCTGTTGGTGCAGGTCTAGTTTATGTCGTTTATTTTGACAATTCTCCTGTTGAAATAATGGAGTTAAACGCCAATAGTGCCAACGTATTAAGTAACTCAGAACTTGCCTCCAACATCCCCAATAGCAATATTTCACAAAATATTTGTGCATATACCAATAATTGTACGCCAGTATACAGGATTGGTACGGGAGAGGCACCGGTTACTGTCATATCGGCGGGGGTTCATGGTGATCAGTTAGTTCCAAGTGTTGCAGCCATGAAACTGATTAACTACCTGGATGGCCGTAAGATTAACGGTACGGTGTATGTGATTCCATTTACCTCTCCGAAGGCTATCAGCCAAAATACCAAGTTAACTGATGGTGTTAACTTAAATACAGTTGCCGATAAGAGCGGTACTGCAAGTAATGATGTTGTCAAATTGGCCATTAGTAGTAATGCTTCCGCCGTGGGGGATTTCCATGAAACCGAAATTGGTAAAAATCCCGGTAAGACTACCATAATGTGTTCGCAGGTTCCTACCTATGGCAGTTTTAAGTTGGCTGAGGATATGTCCATGCTTTCATTGGATACTACTATGACTTATTATGTTGCCGGTGTCGCATATGATGGTGCTGTCGAGGATGTCTTAAACTTAAACGGTACTGCAAGTGTCACGCCTCTTGTAGTTGTATCCAGTCATGGAAAGGTCCACAGCAGTGCCGTGGATGAGTCATATGATCAGATGCTTGCATTACTTCTGGTTAATCATAACTTGAATCCTGATGATTCATATATGAAATTAGCCAATGCTGATATTGATGGTTTTAATTTTTAA
- a CDS encoding SAP domain-containing protein, which yields MDKETADILLNPEENILYYQDGNTIINYNDPNDVFDFDDDDNFDDESDDDDELCYRLDESHKSIWDTYELCLYQSLEDLYYYADNIEDIISENAKEYERNDTGKIFDELVDKGFISKYLIPEYWENTVQDLKKKDLEDILRKNNLKISGNKKELTERIKENVNLEEIEFNSIESFKNYDYTIYLITPKGVEYLKSHEYNKLFDFPLNEYHYCEYRKFIEDKDDLLEATIEFLELHIKKALEDEDQFDYTTHIRNQNYVYHHFKDDENYFRGVVRLFIAKLNLIDTEDIFFYCDELIEENTLNKIRKLYNKNDYDVEAVIVKEYSNLEHITVPLNVLIENLPTLLSKTSPKKLDKKWRKTYINHNVADWD from the coding sequence ATGGATAAAGAAACCGCCGATATACTGTTAAATCCCGAGGAAAATATCCTTTATTATCAGGATGGAAACACAATAATCAACTACAACGACCCCAATGACGTGTTTGATTTTGATGATGACGACAACTTCGATGATGAATCGGATGATGATGATGAATTATGCTATAGGCTGGATGAATCACACAAGTCCATATGGGATACCTATGAACTGTGCCTTTACCAGTCACTAGAGGATCTTTATTATTATGCAGACAATATCGAGGATATTATAAGTGAAAATGCTAAGGAATATGAACGAAACGATACGGGAAAAATCTTTGACGAACTTGTGGACAAGGGTTTTATCTCCAAGTATCTGATACCGGAGTACTGGGAAAATACCGTTCAAGATCTTAAGAAAAAGGATTTAGAGGACATACTTCGAAAAAACAACTTGAAGATAAGCGGTAACAAGAAGGAACTGACCGAGAGAATAAAGGAAAACGTCAATCTTGAAGAGATAGAATTCAACAGCATCGAGTCATTTAAGAATTATGACTATACGATTTATCTGATTACGCCAAAGGGTGTGGAATACCTTAAGAGCCATGAGTATAACAAGTTATTTGACTTCCCATTAAATGAGTATCATTACTGTGAATACAGAAAGTTCATAGAGGATAAAGACGACCTTCTGGAGGCTACCATTGAATTTCTGGAGCTGCACATAAAAAAAGCCCTTGAAGATGAAGATCAATTCGACTACACTACCCATATCAGAAATCAGAACTATGTGTATCATCACTTCAAAGATGATGAAAACTACTTCAGGGGAGTGGTCAGACTGTTTATAGCCAAATTGAATCTTATAGATACTGAAGATATCTTCTTTTACTGCGATGAACTGATAGAGGAAAATACGTTGAATAAGATACGCAAGTTATATAACAAAAATGACTATGATGTTGAAGCCGTTATAGTGAAGGAGTACTCCAACCTGGAACATATTACGGTACCGCTGAATGTGCTGATAGAAAATCTTCCAACGTTGCTTTCCAAGACTAGCCCTAAAAAACTGGACAAGAAATGGAGAAAAACATACATCAATCATAACGTGGCGGACTGGGATTGA
- a CDS encoding IS4 family transposase: MFNQRKTIQNNIDTHLNYVKNGVDSYRKQSFSEQRININHNVFKRISINYLRNIGYINFQKNNEFFRTFYGFRLFAGDGSRFELPNKKLTLKEFGFPENYNRVPQVIFSGVVDVLNDFIIDGLIGRRGVGEHTLIHKNIENCRRLIIPEESIFIFDRGHNSIELMVRIIEMHSFFVIRLKKDTYTCEREGMTFDDEIVQIGLDKIRRKKFKSNHFKNKMRVVNALNLRIVNIELETGEIESLITNLPQETMSKEQLKEIYNARGGIECTYKTLKQRLQIQNYTAQTEIGIQQDIYATFLLYNIYCYSKIYLNLIINKNMRKKGKNDHYEVNQSNLISRLKIDLFETILDPSKVKTSSTT; this comes from the coding sequence TTGTTCAATCAACGTAAAACCATTCAGAATAATATTGATACTCATTTAAACTATGTTAAAAATGGTGTTGACAGTTATCGTAAACAGAGTTTTTCAGAACAGAGAATCAATATCAATCATAATGTGTTTAAAAGAATAAGCATTAATTATCTGAGAAATATTGGTTATATAAATTTTCAAAAGAATAATGAGTTCTTTAGAACGTTTTATGGATTTCGTTTATTTGCTGGTGATGGATCTCGTTTTGAATTACCAAATAAAAAGTTAACCTTGAAAGAATTTGGATTTCCAGAAAATTATAATAGAGTACCACAAGTTATTTTCTCAGGAGTTGTTGATGTTCTAAATGATTTCATAATTGATGGTTTAATCGGAAGAAGAGGCGTAGGCGAACATACATTGATTCATAAAAATATTGAAAACTGTAGAAGACTGATAATTCCTGAAGAATCCATCTTTATATTTGATAGAGGACATAATTCCATAGAATTAATGGTTAGAATAATAGAAATGCATAGTTTTTTCGTTATTAGACTAAAAAAAGACACATACACCTGTGAACGTGAAGGTATGACTTTTGATGATGAAATAGTTCAGATAGGCTTAGATAAAATAAGACGAAAAAAATTCAAAAGTAATCATTTTAAAAATAAAATGAGAGTTGTTAATGCATTGAATTTAAGAATCGTGAACATAGAACTAGAAACTGGTGAAATAGAATCACTTATAACAAATTTACCACAAGAAACAATGAGTAAAGAACAATTAAAAGAAATATATAATGCCAGAGGGGGAATAGAATGCACATACAAAACACTCAAACAAAGACTACAAATACAAAACTACACAGCACAAACAGAAATTGGAATACAACAAGACATATACGCCACATTTCTACTATATAACATATATTGCTATTCCAAAATATACTTAAACCTAATAATTAACAAAAATATGAGAAAAAAAGGAAAAAACGATCACTACGAAGTAAATCAATCCAACCTTATCAGCAGATTAAAAATAGATTTATTCGAAACAATATTGGATCCATCAAAAGTAAAAACTTCATCAACAACCTAA
- a CDS encoding TfoX/Sxy family protein, whose amino-acid sequence MGKLSKLPNIGRVLEEQLNYAGITIVDNLINLGSKEAWLKIRELDESACLSRLMALEGAIQNIRWHDLSEDDKRNLRDFYNMQK is encoded by the coding sequence ATGGGAAAGTTGTCTAAACTGCCGAATATCGGAAGGGTATTGGAGGAGCAATTAAATTATGCCGGGATAACTATTGTTGATAATCTGATTAATCTGGGCAGTAAGGAAGCATGGCTAAAAATTAGAGAATTGGATGAAAGTGCATGTTTAAGTAGATTGATGGCATTGGAAGGAGCCATCCAGAATATTCGATGGCATGACTTATCCGAAGATGATAAAAGAAATCTAAGGGATTTTTACAATATGCAGAAGTAA
- a CDS encoding MarR family transcriptional regulator, translating to MDDKDKVIEAFRNSDDPLNAKKVSEISGVDKKEVDKIMKELKKDETIISPKRCYWTLAEK from the coding sequence ATGGACGATAAGGATAAAGTAATTGAGGCATTCAGAAATTCGGATGATCCATTAAACGCCAAAAAGGTTAGTGAAATCTCCGGAGTTGACAAAAAAGAAGTAGATAAAATTATGAAAGAACTCAAGAAGGATGAAACGATTATTTCTCCGAAAAGATGTTATTGGACTTTAGCAGAAAAATAA
- a CDS encoding right-handed parallel beta-helix repeat-containing protein, protein MNTKIIMLLVTLLLLFMSIVSATELPHDSNTDSINEMVKDTHSLSENLDSVVEDKVMQKEEKKIKTSSYNTNVSNFNELVNRVKEAQNNNYEYYTINLNKGDYNATEVISYTGNFLNTLVINGNNNTLYGNNQKEFMNIKGSVYLVNLTLVNFNASTRGCIYGEHYSCITVENCTFINNSNNMIYSEGIVQIFDSTFEKNTAGRLFNTGGAIYSAGDTNLIQNCTFKDNVAANGAAIFIAENYGDTLLYNNTFNNNTATNGGAVFFTSNKKHGQIDNNYFINNKATNGGAIYIHGTTGYATFNNNIFINNRAEIVGGAIESKENININLTKSNFINNHASYGGAIYGDIIIDNCKFSNNSANYGGATYYGKISNCKFANNTADKNGGALHSPTTVSDSMFFNNSAHYPINQTLDIMFNLNNSGYGSAIYNDKDNSNITGNTFIQNNAYRTGKAITSQKTAIIKDNINEDTSIYSNTIFNKADNVSITNNIFEDTLKDKSIYTSISLQTVIGTIGEKLTLTAKVTDEYDLNVQYGSVIFKINGVTIKDNGKLTGSSTPLKAKVDNGVATATITPSLEMKNANRLTASYIPSGSYNSSVSSAVKMMIFRRNASIVISSNVKTIKQGQILILKAQVYDTTNGRKTNNLIDYADEFVYFKVNGITLKDSEGNMLKVKLVNGVATVNYTIPLGISCVTDGKSMTVKNHTILAGFYNKNYQEDIRNTSTFQVERSTITININNATVNNKTHKLSLMATIKDYLGNVVIGPNKCVIKINGISIRNGTQQMYCYSNNGVLNVKDISIPEYNKYVSIEIVTQDRLAYKSQRNTTYTIDIIN, encoded by the coding sequence ATGAATACTAAGATAATAATGCTTTTGGTTACATTATTGCTACTATTTATGAGTATTGTAAGTGCAACAGAATTACCTCATGATTCAAATACAGATAGCATAAATGAAATGGTGAAGGACACTCACTCTTTATCAGAGAATTTGGATAGTGTAGTTGAAGATAAAGTAATGCAAAAAGAAGAAAAAAAGATTAAAACTTCTTCATACAACACCAACGTTTCAAATTTTAATGAATTGGTAAACAGGGTTAAGGAAGCCCAGAACAATAATTACGAATATTATACAATTAATCTCAATAAGGGAGATTATAATGCTACAGAAGTTATAAGTTACACCGGTAATTTTTTAAACACATTGGTCATTAATGGAAATAACAATACTCTCTATGGAAACAATCAAAAGGAATTTATGAACATAAAAGGTTCTGTATATTTAGTTAACTTAACACTCGTTAATTTTAATGCCAGCACTCGAGGATGCATATATGGAGAACATTATTCTTGTATAACCGTGGAAAACTGCACCTTCATTAATAATTCAAATAATATGATTTATTCAGAAGGTATTGTCCAGATTTTTGATTCCACATTTGAAAAAAATACTGCAGGAAGACTATTCAATACGGGAGGTGCAATATACAGTGCCGGAGATACTAATTTAATACAAAATTGTACATTCAAAGACAACGTGGCCGCAAATGGAGCGGCGATATTTATCGCTGAAAATTATGGTGATACCCTACTTTATAACAATACATTCAACAACAATACAGCTACAAACGGAGGAGCAGTATTTTTCACCAGCAACAAGAAACATGGACAAATAGATAACAATTACTTCATCAATAACAAGGCTACAAATGGAGGTGCAATATACATCCACGGAACTACAGGATATGCCACATTCAATAACAACATTTTCATAAATAACCGTGCCGAGATTGTTGGAGGAGCAATAGAATCCAAGGAAAACATTAACATAAACCTGACAAAATCAAACTTCATAAATAATCATGCATCCTATGGAGGAGCAATATATGGCGATATTATTATAGATAACTGTAAATTTTCCAACAATTCTGCAAATTACGGTGGGGCAACATATTACGGGAAGATAAGTAATTGCAAATTTGCCAATAACACTGCCGACAAGAATGGAGGTGCACTCCATTCACCGACGACAGTATCCGATTCAATGTTTTTCAATAATAGTGCACATTACCCTATCAATCAGACACTTGATATAATGTTCAATCTAAATAATAGCGGTTATGGTTCGGCAATATACAACGATAAAGATAACAGCAATATAACGGGAAACACATTCATACAAAATAATGCATACCGGACAGGAAAAGCTATAACAAGCCAAAAAACTGCAATAATTAAAGACAATATTAATGAAGATACCTCTATTTATTCCAACACCATATTCAATAAGGCTGATAATGTTAGCATCACAAACAATATATTTGAGGATACGTTGAAGGATAAGAGTATTTATACAAGCATATCCTTGCAAACAGTCATCGGGACAATAGGAGAAAAATTAACACTAACTGCAAAAGTGACAGACGAATATGATCTAAATGTACAATATGGAAGCGTAATCTTCAAAATAAACGGCGTTACAATAAAGGATAACGGCAAACTTACAGGTAGCAGCACTCCACTAAAGGCAAAAGTAGATAATGGAGTGGCTACTGCCACTATTACTCCAAGTTTAGAGATGAAAAATGCCAACAGATTAACGGCATCATACATCCCATCAGGTTCATATAACTCTTCCGTAAGCAGTGCAGTTAAAATGATGATATTCCGAAGAAATGCTTCGATAGTAATTTCAAGTAACGTTAAAACCATCAAACAGGGACAGATACTTATACTTAAAGCTCAAGTGTATGATACGACAAATGGTAGAAAAACCAACAATCTAATCGATTATGCTGATGAATTCGTGTATTTCAAGGTCAACGGCATCACACTTAAAGACTCCGAAGGGAATATGCTTAAGGTAAAATTAGTTAATGGTGTAGCCACGGTTAATTACACCATACCCCTAGGAATATCCTGCGTGACTGACGGTAAATCCATGACAGTTAAAAATCATACGATACTTGCAGGTTTCTATAACAAGAACTATCAGGAAGACATTAGAAACACGTCCACCTTCCAGGTTGAAAGATCAACCATTACCATAAACATAAACAATGCAACAGTAAACAACAAGACGCACAAACTATCTTTAATGGCAACTATTAAAGATTATCTGGGCAATGTAGTAATTGGACCCAACAAATGTGTAATAAAAATAAATGGCATTAGCATTAGAAATGGTACACAGCAAATGTATTGCTATTCAAATAATGGTGTGTTGAATGTTAAGGATATTAGTATCCCCGAATATAACAAATACGTCAGTATAGAAATAGTAACCCAAGACAGACTAGCATACAAAAGTCAAAGAAATACTACTTATACCATAGATATAATAAATTAA
- a CDS encoding SDR family NAD(P)-dependent oxidoreductase, which translates to MAKLEGKVAIVTGATSGMGRASAKLFAQEGAKVVVTGRNEERAKAVVDDIKAEGNEAIYVIADMSNLDDVKKIFDVTMEEYGTVDVLFNNAGMLSMSPLMDLSIEEWNKIFNVNVTSSLVLTQLVAPVMKEKGKGTIVNTCSVASFGAHHGFAAYVDSKHAMAGLTKSIAWELGPEIRCNGIAPGLIHTAMVDSIGGPAALQQMIDQCPVKRCGEPEDIAAVALFLASDDSAFLDGQIIKVDGGFEI; encoded by the coding sequence ATGGCAAAATTAGAAGGAAAAGTAGCAATTGTAACCGGAGCAACATCCGGAATGGGACGAGCATCAGCAAAACTATTTGCACAAGAAGGAGCAAAAGTAGTGGTAACAGGTAGAAATGAAGAAAGAGCAAAAGCAGTAGTTGATGACATTAAAGCCGAAGGAAATGAAGCAATATATGTAATTGCAGACATGTCCAATTTAGATGACGTTAAAAAAATATTCGATGTTACAATGGAAGAATACGGAACAGTAGACGTACTATTCAACAATGCAGGTATGTTAAGCATGAGTCCATTAATGGATTTAAGCATTGAAGAATGGAACAAAATATTTAACGTAAACGTCACATCAAGTTTAGTATTAACACAATTAGTAGCACCAGTAATGAAAGAAAAAGGTAAAGGAACAATAGTAAACACATGTTCTGTAGCATCATTCGGTGCTCACCACGGATTTGCAGCATATGTAGATTCCAAACATGCAATGGCCGGTTTAACAAAATCCATAGCATGGGAATTAGGACCTGAAATCAGATGTAACGGTATAGCACCAGGACTTATACACACCGCAATGGTAGACAGTATCGGTGGACCAGCAGCACTTCAACAAATGATAGATCAATGTCCTGTAAAAAGATGCGGAGAACCTGAAGATATTGCAGCAGTAGCACTATTTTTAGCAAGTGATGACTCAGCATTCCTGGACGGACAAATCATCAAAGTAGACGGTGGATTTGAAATATAA
- a CDS encoding ImmA/IrrE family metallo-endopeptidase, giving the protein MDFPDTYFEVCEKANDCRRRWNINENDPIDIFSVVLNKVKNVTIIFLDMENYISGSSYRTKEQNIIFINSNHPLGRQRFTLAHELYHLLYEDKFIKCDMTSNHEIEEMANQFASCLLMSNGALLNYEREHEIKKWDLDRIIETEQFFQISHKAMLRRLLMLDKITEKEYDNLLPGIIQNARSRGYSNKLYIPYMNKENFVMGNYIKLINQSYENNLISEGKRDELLKDSFNEDLIK; this is encoded by the coding sequence ATGGATTTTCCAGATACCTACTTTGAAGTATGTGAAAAGGCAAATGATTGTCGCAGAAGATGGAACATCAATGAAAACGATCCAATAGATATATTTTCAGTGGTTCTAAACAAGGTAAAGAACGTGACCATAATATTCTTAGACATGGAAAATTATATCAGTGGATCATCATATAGGACAAAAGAGCAAAACATAATCTTTATAAACTCAAATCATCCTCTGGGTAGACAAAGATTCACTCTGGCACATGAGCTGTATCACCTTTTATATGAGGACAAGTTTATCAAATGCGATATGACAAGTAATCATGAAATTGAGGAGATGGCCAACCAATTCGCATCATGCTTGTTAATGTCAAACGGGGCATTGCTAAATTATGAACGGGAACATGAAATTAAAAAATGGGATTTAGACAGGATTATTGAGACAGAACAATTCTTCCAAATCAGCCATAAGGCAATGTTGAGACGTTTATTGATGTTGGATAAGATAACTGAAAAAGAATACGACAATTTACTTCCAGGAATTATACAAAATGCCAGAAGCCGTGGTTATAGCAATAAACTATACATTCCCTACATGAATAAGGAAAATTTTGTAATGGGAAACTATATCAAACTTATCAATCAATCTTATGAAAACAATTTAATTTCAGAAGGTAAACGTGATGAATTATTAAAAGATTCCTTTAATGAAGATTTAATTAAATAA
- a CDS encoding D-2-hydroxyacid dehydrogenase — translation MKMKGVFLEEKAISRGDISLDELSELLDLTVYENTTEENKYEHISEAEVVFDNKVIMDEELFDKCPNIKYVGVCATGYNVIDLEAARKRNITVTNVPSYSTDSVVQLTWAFILEQVCNLEVHTKSVKSGDWTESEIFCYWLEPITELAGKTLGIIGYGNIGRKVARIAKSFGMNVIVNTAHPEKYDDDGIIFTDKDELFATSDIITLHCPLTEDTKEIIRKENIDKMKDNVRLINVSRGGLVNEADLADALNSGKILSAGVDVVLTEPMDKNNPLLTAKNILITPHMAWASVEARKRLVHEITENFKAYLDGKKRNVVN, via the coding sequence ATGAAGATGAAAGGAGTATTTCTTGAAGAAAAAGCAATCAGCAGAGGAGACATCTCATTGGATGAGCTATCCGAATTGTTGGATCTTACAGTCTATGAAAACACGACTGAAGAAAATAAGTATGAACATATCTCTGAAGCGGAGGTTGTATTTGACAATAAGGTGATAATGGATGAAGAATTATTTGACAAATGTCCCAATATCAAATATGTTGGAGTATGTGCAACAGGATACAACGTCATTGACCTCGAGGCTGCAAGAAAAAGAAATATAACGGTTACAAACGTACCTTCTTATAGCACGGATAGTGTTGTTCAGCTTACATGGGCATTTATACTCGAACAGGTATGCAATCTCGAAGTTCACACAAAAAGTGTTAAAAGTGGTGATTGGACGGAATCAGAAATATTCTGCTATTGGCTAGAACCCATAACGGAGTTAGCCGGAAAGACCCTTGGAATCATAGGCTATGGAAATATCGGCAGAAAGGTAGCCCGAATAGCAAAAAGCTTTGGAATGAACGTTATTGTAAACACGGCACATCCAGAGAAATATGATGATGACGGGATTATTTTTACAGATAAGGATGAACTATTTGCAACCTCAGACATCATCACACTACACTGCCCGTTAACAGAGGATACGAAAGAAATAATCAGAAAAGAAAACATTGACAAGATGAAGGATAATGTGAGACTCATCAATGTATCAAGAGGCGGACTTGTAAACGAGGCAGATCTGGCAGATGCCCTAAACAGTGGCAAAATCTTATCTGCCGGAGTGGATGTTGTCCTTACCGAACCCATGGATAAAAACAATCCACTACTTACTGCCAAGAACATCCTGATAACCCCTCACATGGCATGGGCGAGTGTTGAAGCAAGAAAAAGGCTTGTACATGAAATAACCGAGAACTTCAAGGCATATCTTGATGGCAAAAAGAGGAATGTGGTTAATTAG
- a CDS encoding helix-turn-helix domain-containing protein, which yields MEETIGERLKNLRKNYNFTQKQVAGYLGYNQGQIAKIENNQRNLTVSSLEKLCDLYNCSEEYILEGNSDYSKPTFAFRTEEKNLDLNTIARMNKIIKNIELLADLTNEDD from the coding sequence ATGGAAGAAACAATAGGTGAAAGATTAAAAAATTTACGAAAAAATTATAATTTCACTCAAAAACAGGTAGCAGGATACCTTGGATACAACCAGGGTCAAATAGCTAAAATAGAAAATAATCAACGTAATCTGACAGTATCCTCTTTAGAAAAATTATGTGACTTATACAATTGCTCTGAAGAGTATATCCTGGAAGGAAATTCGGATTATTCAAAACCAACATTTGCTTTCAGAACGGAAGAAAAAAATCTGGATTTAAATACCATAGCAAGAATGAATAAAATCATTAAAAACATAGAATTATTGGCTGACTTAACAAATGAAGATGATTAA